In one Candidatus Hepatincola sp. Av genomic region, the following are encoded:
- a CDS encoding peptidase S41 gives MIRFLKVIILVVALSQGAYAFGFSSITNYFQDYFLQDESLKSFLTDYYKAFPKSEQKAAREQGDVYKEAYFLYIENYIYQVTSTQKEKVNNTAKATLKDTIAKLKKSNKPLKADKVMEAIMDKVFNNIDAHTVWMSPKQSSEFMEQLTGNHKGIGILFNYDKQKSMIHIIKVFNNGPAEKAGLKKNDYIYAVEGKPILPNSKLEDVIASIKGEKGTKVQLTIESNNKKREVVVTRGDYYVPSVEYSKLSNNYGYISINSFNNDTVSLFKQALIKLNVNKLDGLVLDVRSNPGGLLTSVVLIADLFLSGETIVSIEGRIEENNHQFVSQDTIKIRKKLPVIMLTNFMSASAAELLSGSLSLNNRAILMGAPTFGKWSVQNSFTLKNSSIFNVTTQLFYAPHHATFQGIGIMPDIYIKDKYTKAEFREKDYKNYLKIKDNYNKKPQITINDTSCPEYGVDKDRILGCAVLFLKSNQNNKVFLEKIKK, from the coding sequence ATGATTCGTTTCCTTAAAGTTATTATTCTGGTTGTGGCTTTGTCCCAAGGGGCATATGCTTTTGGTTTTTCTTCAATTACTAATTATTTTCAAGATTATTTTCTTCAAGATGAAAGTCTAAAGAGTTTTTTAACTGATTATTATAAAGCATTCCCTAAATCAGAACAAAAAGCTGCCAGAGAGCAAGGAGATGTATACAAAGAAGCATATTTTTTATATATAGAAAATTATATTTATCAGGTTACAAGTACCCAAAAAGAAAAAGTAAACAATACAGCTAAAGCAACTTTAAAAGATACCATAGCTAAATTGAAAAAAAGCAATAAACCTCTTAAAGCCGATAAAGTAATGGAAGCTATAATGGATAAGGTATTTAATAACATTGATGCCCATACAGTATGGATGTCTCCTAAGCAATCTTCTGAGTTTATGGAACAGTTAACAGGGAATCATAAGGGTATAGGGATTTTATTTAATTACGATAAACAAAAAAGTATGATTCATATTATTAAAGTATTTAATAATGGACCTGCTGAAAAAGCTGGTTTAAAGAAGAATGATTATATTTATGCTGTGGAAGGTAAACCAATTCTGCCAAATTCTAAATTAGAAGATGTTATTGCCTCAATCAAAGGTGAAAAGGGCACTAAGGTGCAATTAACTATTGAAAGTAATAATAAAAAGCGTGAGGTGGTAGTAACTAGGGGCGACTATTACGTACCTTCTGTAGAATATAGTAAATTATCAAACAATTATGGCTACATTTCTATTAATAGTTTTAATAATGATACTGTGAGTTTATTTAAACAAGCTCTTATAAAACTTAATGTTAATAAATTAGATGGTTTAGTATTAGATGTTCGTTCTAATCCAGGTGGTTTATTAACATCTGTAGTGTTAATTGCCGACTTATTTTTATCAGGTGAAACTATTGTATCAATTGAAGGTAGGATAGAGGAAAATAACCACCAGTTTGTTTCCCAAGATACTATAAAAATTAGAAAAAAATTACCTGTAATTATGTTAACTAATTTTATGTCAGCTTCAGCCGCAGAATTATTATCAGGTAGTTTATCTTTAAACAATCGGGCAATTTTAATGGGTGCTCCCACTTTTGGGAAATGGAGTGTTCAAAATAGCTTTACCTTAAAGAATTCTAGTATTTTTAATGTTACTACCCAGTTATTTTATGCTCCACACCATGCTACTTTTCAAGGAATAGGTATTATGCCAGATATTTACATTAAAGATAAATATACTAAAGCTGAGTTTCGTGAAAAAGATTATAAAAATTATTTAAAAATTAAAGATAATTATAATAAAAAACCACAAATTACTATTAATGATACTAGTTGCCCTGAATATGGGGTAGATAAAGATAGGATACTAGGTTGTGCGGTTTTATTTTTAAAATCTAATCAAAATAATAAGGTCTTTTTGGAGAAGATTAAAAAATAA
- the pdxH gene encoding Pyridoxine/pyridoxamine 5'-phosphate oxidase, with product MVKTYTTADVFFKFRKWYEFAKKKYQENKIDNYNAFVLSTSINNIPDSRVLLLKDLSIEGFIFYTNEHSKKGQQIIQNKHVAMLFYWPIIKRQIRIIGHVENVAPVMSDSYFNSRPYLSKIGAWASKQSEIMPSTLGFYKDIAKYSLQFPVDVPRPNHWHGFQVMPVNIEFWKEGNSRLHLRESFTKDQHNSWNKNILYP from the coding sequence ATGGTTAAAACATATACTACCGCTGATGTATTTTTTAAGTTTAGAAAATGGTATGAATTTGCCAAGAAAAAATACCAAGAGAATAAAATAGATAATTATAATGCTTTTGTGCTATCTACCTCTATTAATAATATTCCTGATTCCCGAGTACTATTATTAAAAGATCTTTCAATAGAAGGTTTTATTTTTTATACGAATGAGCATAGTAAAAAAGGGCAACAGATTATTCAGAATAAACATGTGGCTATGTTATTTTACTGGCCTATCATTAAACGGCAAATAAGAATTATCGGGCATGTTGAGAATGTAGCTCCTGTTATGTCGGATAGTTATTTTAATAGCCGACCATACTTAAGTAAAATTGGTGCTTGGGCTTCAAAGCAATCTGAAATTATGCCTAGTACACTTGGTTTTTATAAAGATATTGCTAAATATAGTTTACAATTTCCTGTTGATGTTCCACGACCGAATCATTGGCATGGTTTTCAAGTAATGCCAGTAAACATAGAATTCTGGAAAGAGGGAAATTCTAGATTACATTTAAGAGAATCTTTTACTAAAGATCAACATAATAGTTGGAATAAAAATATATTATATCCATAA
- the fabI gene encoding Enoyl-[acyl-carrier-protein] reductase [NADH] FabI, whose protein sequence is MTKLMAGKKGLVMGVTNETSIAWSIAKILHEHGAEVAFTYPNEKIEKRVIPLAETLNSSTILHCDVTESTTIAKTFQAIKSKWGKIDFLVHAIAFSDKNELKGKFVDTTLANFLNTMHVSCYSLVEICQHAFPLMNENSSVLTLSYYGANKVLPNYNVMGVAKAALETSVKYLAEDIGRNNIRVNAISAGPIKTLAASGISDFKEILNWNADNSPLRRTVSQLEVAQSSLYLLSNLASGVTGEVHFVDAGYNIIGMKVSDYHPQED, encoded by the coding sequence ATGACAAAACTAATGGCTGGTAAAAAAGGACTCGTTATGGGGGTAACCAACGAAACTTCTATAGCATGGTCAATTGCTAAAATTTTACATGAACATGGAGCAGAAGTAGCTTTTACTTATCCTAACGAAAAAATTGAAAAAAGAGTTATACCTCTTGCAGAAACTCTTAATTCATCAACAATATTACATTGTGATGTAACAGAATCTACTACTATAGCTAAAACATTTCAGGCTATTAAAAGCAAATGGGGGAAAATAGATTTTTTAGTTCATGCTATTGCTTTTTCCGATAAAAATGAATTAAAAGGTAAATTTGTAGATACAACTCTAGCTAACTTTCTAAACACTATGCACGTCTCTTGTTATTCTTTAGTAGAAATATGTCAGCATGCCTTTCCTTTAATGAATGAAAACTCTAGTGTTCTTACCTTATCTTATTATGGTGCTAATAAAGTATTACCTAATTATAATGTAATGGGCGTAGCTAAAGCTGCCTTGGAAACTTCCGTTAAATATTTAGCTGAAGATATAGGTAGAAATAATATTAGGGTTAACGCCATTTCGGCCGGACCCATTAAAACTTTAGCTGCAAGTGGTATTAGTGATTTTAAAGAAATTTTAAATTGGAACGCCGATAATTCACCATTAAGAAGAACAGTTTCACAACTAGAAGTAGCTCAATCTAGCTTATATTTATTAAGCAATCTGGCTAGTGGAGTTACCGGCGAAGTTCACTTCGTAGATGCCGGTTACAATATTATTGGCATGAAAGTATCTGATTACCACCCACAAGAAGATTAA
- a CDS encoding Trypsin-like peptidase domain containing protein: MKFVKKSLKYILFVVLGGIIVYGFVWYFSGSKLDTPNNLNKQDVALPESALTNKDSNNANNLKEANFGDNSKVYNKSFAVAEGFANLVEYVTPSVVNISSIKVVKTQGLNLPIEDMDPRMKELFKNMIPQPDDQKEQRFLSLGSGFIIRSDGFIVTNNHVVQSAESVRVTLHDGKKLPATVYATDPMSDIALLKVNAKDLPTLSFGDSSKVRPGDWVISIGNPFGLGGTVSAGIVSAIARDINIGRYNDFIQTDAAINKGNSGGPMINTKGEIIGINTAIISTSGGGSIGIGFAVPSNVVKQTVAQLLLHKKVIRGWLGVQIQELTPSMAKSLGLKNIRGVLVASVIPNSPAAKAGIIGGDIIMKINNVQITDSKLLPKMVSNMSPGSTIKATLLSNKKVKEVNIQITEIPSNIIPAAMGSQDGKQNVANNVKKRTYEDIGIQVANLNDRIRTYFKLDKNSKGVIILGVKQDSIAKQKGLGKGLRIISVNQELVKDLDSFDDLITKYKAKGLVFLIEDVKKNRIFISISNQEIKTGFPEEP, translated from the coding sequence ATGAAATTTGTAAAGAAGTCTTTGAAATATATCCTCTTTGTGGTGTTAGGTGGAATAATTGTTTATGGATTCGTATGGTACTTTAGTGGTTCAAAATTAGATACGCCAAATAATCTTAATAAGCAAGATGTGGCGTTACCAGAGTCTGCCCTTACCAACAAAGATTCAAACAATGCTAACAACCTGAAAGAAGCTAATTTTGGGGATAATTCTAAAGTTTATAATAAGAGCTTTGCAGTTGCTGAGGGTTTTGCTAATTTAGTTGAATATGTAACTCCATCTGTTGTGAATATTTCTTCTATTAAAGTGGTTAAGACTCAAGGTTTAAATTTACCTATAGAAGATATGGATCCTCGTATGAAGGAATTATTCAAAAATATGATTCCTCAACCTGATGACCAAAAAGAACAACGTTTCCTAAGTTTAGGTTCAGGTTTTATTATTCGTTCTGATGGCTTTATTGTTACTAATAACCATGTAGTACAATCGGCTGAAAGTGTACGAGTAACTTTACATGATGGTAAAAAATTACCAGCAACAGTTTATGCAACAGATCCAATGTCGGATATTGCTTTATTAAAAGTTAATGCTAAAGATTTACCAACTTTAAGTTTTGGTGACTCTAGTAAAGTTCGCCCAGGTGATTGGGTTATTTCTATTGGGAATCCTTTTGGTTTAGGAGGTACGGTATCGGCAGGGATTGTTTCGGCTATTGCAAGAGACATTAACATTGGTCGTTATAATGATTTTATTCAAACTGATGCTGCTATAAATAAAGGAAATTCAGGTGGACCAATGATCAATACTAAAGGAGAAATTATTGGTATTAATACGGCAATTATTAGTACTTCAGGTGGTGGTAGTATAGGTATTGGCTTTGCTGTTCCCTCTAATGTTGTAAAACAAACAGTTGCTCAATTATTATTACATAAAAAAGTTATAAGAGGTTGGTTAGGTGTACAAATTCAAGAACTAACTCCAAGTATGGCGAAATCGTTAGGGCTTAAAAATATTAGAGGAGTGTTAGTAGCTAGTGTAATTCCAAATAGTCCTGCAGCTAAAGCTGGTATTATAGGTGGTGATATTATTATGAAAATAAATAATGTGCAAATTACCGATAGTAAACTATTACCAAAAATGGTTAGTAATATGAGTCCTGGTTCTACCATAAAGGCTACTTTACTCTCTAATAAGAAGGTAAAGGAAGTAAATATTCAAATCACAGAAATTCCAAGTAATATTATACCTGCAGCTATGGGAAGCCAAGATGGTAAGCAAAATGTAGCTAATAATGTTAAAAAAAGAACATATGAAGATATTGGCATTCAAGTAGCTAACTTAAATGATAGAATTAGAACTTACTTTAAATTAGATAAAAACTCTAAAGGAGTTATTATTTTAGGAGTTAAGCAAGATTCTATTGCTAAACAAAAAGGGTTAGGAAAAGGTTTAAGGATTATATCGGTGAACCAAGAGCTTGTGAAAGATTTAGATTCTTTTGATGATTTAATTACTAAATATAAAGCTAAGGGATTGGTATTTTTAATAGAGGATGTGAAAAAGAATCGCATATTTATTTCTATCAGTAACCAAGAAATTAAAACGGGCTTTCCAGAAGAACCATAA
- the apbC gene encoding Iron-sulfur cluster carrier protein, whose product MQQEDINNNKILSFLKNHKINEFIEGISVEESIIYCIINATTLNQEDSHIVANTIKNLLFQHYPDYKVSCSFIKQPLPKNTLPPKQSIPHIQHIIGIASGKGGVGKSTLSVNLAYALSKQNIKVGILDADLYGPSIHFMLAGNNLNSNPEKLPLFYKEGISYTSIALLLKQSEDPILLKAPRAVKLLKQLLLETPWQPLDVLIVDLPPGTGDINLHLALNYKLTGIISICTPQKLAILDLQKALNMYRKTKTPILGIIENMSSFICPKCLNISNIFDKHNLKQLAIEQSIPFLGDIPLDLNLRESTDNAQFILNTSPNSATSTSFQRIANHLITNIEKA is encoded by the coding sequence ATGCAACAAGAAGACATTAATAACAATAAAATATTATCTTTTCTAAAAAATCATAAAATTAATGAGTTTATTGAGGGTATCAGCGTAGAAGAAAGTATTATCTATTGCATTATTAATGCAACTACCTTAAACCAAGAAGATTCACACATTGTTGCCAATACAATAAAAAATTTATTATTTCAACATTATCCTGACTATAAAGTAAGTTGTAGTTTTATTAAACAACCATTACCTAAAAACACTTTACCACCAAAACAATCCATTCCTCATATTCAACATATTATTGGAATCGCCTCAGGAAAAGGTGGAGTTGGTAAATCTACCCTTAGTGTAAATTTAGCCTATGCTTTAAGCAAACAGAATATAAAAGTAGGTATTTTAGATGCCGACCTATATGGTCCTTCTATTCACTTTATGCTAGCAGGTAATAATCTTAACTCAAATCCTGAAAAACTTCCCTTATTTTATAAGGAGGGTATTAGTTATACTTCTATTGCTTTATTATTAAAACAAAGTGAAGATCCTATCTTGCTAAAAGCACCAAGAGCTGTTAAACTCTTGAAACAGTTATTACTAGAAACACCTTGGCAACCTTTAGATGTACTAATTGTAGATCTTCCCCCTGGTACGGGTGATATAAACCTACATTTAGCATTAAACTATAAATTAACAGGAATCATTAGTATTTGCACGCCACAAAAGTTAGCAATATTAGATTTACAAAAAGCCTTAAATATGTATAGAAAAACTAAAACTCCTATTTTAGGGATTATTGAAAATATGAGTTCATTTATTTGTCCGAAATGCTTAAATATAAGTAATATTTTTGATAAGCATAACCTAAAACAATTAGCAATAGAACAATCAATTCCCTTTTTAGGAGATATTCCTCTTGATCTTAATTTAAGAGAATCTACAGATAATGCACAGTTCATTTTGAATACTAGCCCTAATAGTGCTACAAGTACTAGTTTTCAAAGAATTGCTAACCATCTTATAACCAATATAGAAAAAGCATAG
- the pyrK gene encoding Dihydroorotate dehydrogenase B (NAD(+)), electron transfer subunit translates to MKHKLGFNLNFLDLYTTKALKKLDATFLAYLKAKDLNTYNFLLQERSLFKEFTENYSNDARLLIAASILESFLVELFSIKTPYIQLHKQYKQQQNLFYFRKVFVNKYIKTFNKESLLKYHFPDIEKQLFKLLRISTLDELQIIQSILTALKKPKSNTELLNLATIFGAFLMFDETAKAKYPKQLLFFKAKKTNFQHLIPFDRNHHAIKKYTLDSNIIRNNFSLYNHTTLQEAQHQSNYCVKCHLRNKDYCSHGEKINNNYKTNPLKQTLEGCPLAMHISEMHSLYNEGNLLAALGIATINNPLLAGTGENICHDCKTSCIFQKQETVDTPKVESYILRETLSLPWGFEIYSLLTRWNPLRHYRPFPKPPTQYKVLVVGLGPAGYTLAYNLAMEGHGVVAIDALKLEPLYNVNTAKPIIHCHSIWEDLDERFTAGFGGVAEYGITSRWDKNYLTVLRIILERQANILLQGSTYFGGLINFQNAKELGFHHIALCTGAGQPNMLHMKNSMVNGIKTSSEFLMNLHLGAFQLHNLLNLQIQLPLVVIGAGLTAVDCATEAYVYYQRLLQKVALEYKKIQNHQKEEAFLQTLTSQEKKLLITYLKHHKLLEQVKDSPEKIIPTLQQLGGVQIIYHKPFNESNAYKQNYQELQKALQQGVEFIENTIMQQINLNEYQEVTSIKVKNNLTKEITQIPAKTIIFALGTHPNRVALEKYLPPNIHNINNNFKQQDDNYLHRTNNSNHSLELHNYMQTYKGKNFSVYQQKINSTDVTVFGDSHNIFNGSVVKAMASSYYGQYTINKLLAKIQPSSYNFSKFKSSIQKKLLLKVTSIKELQPKLMEITVENPLLVNNFQAGQFFKLQTYATNNTKLTKNIENIAEPIFLTGVKISNSSPKQQIKLFLQPVGASSKLVLNHRNIVISGPLGEPTPQHQNKNILLIGGGVANAVTFNILETLHKENNIYYIGGYRNQTDIFYEKQIKKHALTTIFTLENNNSKNYVTGNVINGLEYFMQHNPKLRIHELLVAGSCSMMEAVQQFTKNHKYFTKINSTASLNSMMQCGLKGICGTCIQQVGNQLVYSCKQQEQELTNTSFSFLANKLRQNSLQEKLSFFLKNN, encoded by the coding sequence ATGAAACATAAATTAGGTTTTAATCTTAATTTTTTAGATCTATATACTACTAAGGCTTTAAAAAAACTAGATGCTACCTTTTTAGCTTATCTAAAAGCAAAAGATCTCAATACCTATAATTTTTTATTACAAGAAAGAAGTTTATTTAAAGAGTTCACTGAAAACTATAGTAATGATGCTCGCCTACTTATTGCGGCTTCTATTCTAGAAAGTTTTTTAGTAGAATTATTTTCTATTAAAACTCCTTACATACAGTTACATAAACAATATAAACAACAACAAAATCTTTTTTATTTTAGAAAAGTGTTTGTTAATAAATATATTAAAACTTTTAATAAAGAGAGTTTATTAAAGTATCATTTTCCAGATATTGAAAAACAATTATTTAAGTTACTGAGGATCTCAACTCTTGATGAACTGCAAATTATACAAAGTATTTTAACAGCTTTAAAAAAACCTAAAAGTAATACAGAATTATTAAACTTAGCTACTATTTTTGGTGCTTTTTTAATGTTTGATGAAACAGCAAAAGCAAAATATCCTAAACAATTACTATTTTTTAAAGCGAAAAAAACTAATTTTCAACATTTAATTCCCTTTGATAGAAATCATCATGCTATTAAAAAATATACACTAGACTCCAACATTATTCGTAATAATTTTAGCTTGTATAATCATACTACATTGCAAGAAGCACAACACCAATCTAACTATTGTGTAAAATGCCATTTAAGGAATAAAGATTACTGCTCTCATGGAGAAAAAATAAATAACAATTATAAAACTAATCCTTTAAAGCAAACATTAGAAGGCTGCCCTTTAGCTATGCATATTTCTGAAATGCATAGTTTATATAACGAGGGTAATTTATTAGCGGCCTTAGGAATTGCTACTATTAACAACCCTCTTTTAGCAGGTACAGGAGAAAATATTTGCCACGATTGTAAAACTTCTTGTATCTTCCAAAAACAGGAAACTGTGGATACTCCTAAAGTAGAAAGTTATATTTTACGTGAAACATTATCTTTACCTTGGGGTTTTGAAATTTATAGTCTGTTAACTAGATGGAATCCTTTAAGGCATTACCGCCCTTTTCCTAAGCCACCTACTCAATATAAAGTATTAGTGGTAGGTTTAGGTCCGGCAGGTTACACCTTAGCCTACAATTTAGCTATGGAAGGGCATGGAGTAGTAGCTATTGATGCCTTAAAACTTGAACCATTATATAATGTTAATACTGCTAAACCTATTATTCATTGCCATAGTATTTGGGAAGATTTAGATGAAAGGTTTACAGCTGGTTTTGGAGGTGTTGCCGAGTATGGAATTACCAGCCGTTGGGATAAAAACTACTTAACTGTGCTGCGTATTATTTTAGAAAGGCAAGCCAACATACTACTACAAGGTAGTACTTATTTTGGTGGACTTATTAATTTTCAAAACGCTAAAGAACTAGGTTTTCATCATATTGCTCTTTGCACTGGAGCGGGGCAACCTAATATGTTACATATGAAAAACTCTATGGTAAATGGTATAAAAACATCTTCAGAATTTTTAATGAATTTGCATTTAGGAGCCTTTCAATTACATAATTTACTAAATTTACAAATTCAATTACCACTAGTCGTAATTGGTGCAGGGTTAACTGCGGTAGATTGTGCCACAGAGGCTTATGTGTATTACCAAAGGTTATTGCAAAAAGTAGCATTAGAATATAAAAAAATACAAAATCATCAAAAAGAAGAAGCATTTTTACAAACTTTAACTAGCCAAGAAAAAAAATTATTAATAACTTACTTAAAGCACCATAAGTTACTAGAACAAGTAAAAGATAGTCCTGAAAAAATAATTCCTACATTACAACAACTAGGTGGCGTACAGATTATCTATCATAAACCTTTTAACGAGTCTAATGCTTATAAACAAAACTATCAAGAATTACAAAAAGCTCTGCAACAAGGAGTAGAGTTTATAGAAAATACCATAATGCAACAGATAAACCTTAATGAATACCAAGAGGTTACCTCTATTAAGGTAAAGAATAATCTTACTAAAGAAATTACACAAATTCCTGCAAAAACTATTATTTTTGCTTTAGGCACCCATCCTAATAGAGTTGCCTTAGAAAAGTATTTGCCTCCTAATATCCATAATATTAATAATAATTTCAAGCAACAAGATGATAATTATCTGCATAGAACTAACAATAGCAATCACTCCTTAGAGTTACATAATTATATGCAAACTTATAAAGGTAAAAACTTTTCCGTATATCAACAAAAAATAAATTCTACGGATGTTACTGTATTTGGTGATAGCCATAATATTTTTAATGGCAGTGTAGTTAAAGCTATGGCAAGTAGCTATTACGGGCAATACACTATTAATAAATTATTAGCAAAGATTCAGCCCTCTTCATACAATTTCTCTAAATTCAAAAGTAGTATTCAAAAAAAATTATTGCTCAAAGTTACAAGTATAAAAGAATTACAACCAAAATTAATGGAAATCACAGTTGAAAACCCTTTATTGGTTAATAATTTTCAAGCAGGACAATTTTTCAAACTTCAAACTTACGCAACCAATAACACTAAATTAACAAAAAATATAGAAAATATAGCCGAGCCCATTTTCCTAACTGGTGTTAAAATTTCTAACTCCAGTCCCAAACAACAAATCAAACTCTTCTTACAACCTGTAGGTGCTTCTAGCAAACTGGTATTAAATCATCGCAATATAGTAATTAGCGGACCTTTAGGGGAACCAACGCCCCAACATCAAAATAAAAATATCTTATTAATTGGTGGTGGAGTTGCTAATGCGGTTACTTTTAATATTTTAGAAACTCTTCATAAAGAAAATAATATATATTATATTGGTGGTTATCGTAACCAAACAGATATTTTTTATGAAAAACAAATCAAAAAACATGCTTTAACAACGATTTTTACTTTAGAGAATAATAATTCTAAAAATTATGTAACAGGCAATGTAATTAATGGTTTAGAATATTTTATGCAACATAATCCTAAACTACGTATTCATGAACTACTAGTAGCTGGATCATGCTCCATGATGGAAGCAGTACAACAGTTTACTAAAAATCATAAATATTTTACCAAAATAAACAGTACTGCAAGTTTAAACTCTATGATGCAATGTGGTTTAAAAGGAATTTGTGGCACCTGTATTCAACAGGTTGGTAACCAATTAGTTTACTCTTGTAAACAGCAAGAGCAAGAGCTTACAAACACTTCTTTTAGTTTTTTAGCCAATAAATTAAGGCAAAACTCTTTACAGGAAAAACTTTCTTTCTTTCTAAAGAACAACTAA
- the msbA gene encoding Lipid A export ATP-binding/permease protein MsbA, translating into MKKISKKKSMLKKILSLILRNEDPKELNSITKVLQRFGKDFMRPHLKKILISLFFLAIYSATNAGLAWLIKPIVNQVFIIKNMQYVLEVSLAIIGITVIKGIAQYIYTMILFAVSIYVTTDARNNLYKSILHQDMFFFHTNSPGVLVSRMMKEIDNINNLATEVPINIGRDFLTFIGLLIVMFILQPVYAAIILGSIFVIIIPIKLVTRKVKDYFKRTNTGYGQLTSHLEQSLNGIKEVKSYNMENKEFNTLHTIASSINKTQLKVRKVNSILSPLMETFAGVAIAVVLIYAGYQVAYHHADAGTFFSFIAALIIAFQPLKRLTTVTVKVQLGVLAIQRYYKLLDTKPLLKDKPNAKILAINSANLTFENVSFAYEPNKRILNNISFAIESGKKVALVGRSGGGKSTIINLAARFYEPNSGKILINGVNYTNYTTKSYRHHLAFVSQEVVLFDTSIFNNIAYSKEDATEEEVISASKKAACYDFIMKLPEQFNTTIGPRGIKLSGGQRQRISIARALLKQAPILLLDEATSALDTESEQAIQVAMEHLMKNKTTMIIAHRLSTIINCDTILVINDGEIVESGNHTNLLAQNGMYKYLYDLQFKEQEIISNSNNL; encoded by the coding sequence ATGAAAAAAATATCTAAGAAAAAATCTATGTTAAAAAAAATACTATCTCTTATTCTCCGCAATGAGGATCCTAAAGAATTAAACTCTATTACCAAAGTTCTTCAACGCTTTGGTAAAGACTTCATGAGGCCTCATTTAAAAAAAATATTAATTTCTTTATTTTTCTTGGCAATTTATTCAGCAACCAATGCTGGTTTAGCGTGGTTAATTAAACCCATTGTTAACCAAGTATTTATTATCAAAAACATGCAATATGTACTTGAGGTTAGTTTAGCCATTATAGGAATTACTGTAATTAAAGGAATTGCCCAATATATTTATACCATGATTTTATTTGCTGTTAGTATTTATGTAACAACTGATGCTAGAAATAATTTGTATAAATCTATTTTACATCAAGATATGTTTTTCTTTCATACTAATTCACCTGGAGTATTAGTATCTAGAATGATGAAAGAAATTGATAATATCAATAACCTAGCTACAGAAGTTCCTATTAATATAGGTAGAGATTTCCTTACTTTTATTGGCTTATTAATTGTGATGTTTATTCTACAACCAGTATATGCAGCTATTATTTTAGGCTCAATTTTTGTTATTATTATTCCTATTAAATTAGTAACTAGAAAAGTTAAAGACTACTTCAAACGTACCAATACAGGCTATGGGCAACTTACTTCTCATTTAGAACAATCTCTTAATGGTATTAAAGAAGTAAAATCTTATAATATGGAAAATAAAGAGTTTAATACTTTACATACAATAGCCAGTAGCATTAATAAAACTCAATTAAAAGTTCGTAAAGTTAATTCTATACTTTCACCTCTTATGGAAACATTTGCCGGTGTAGCTATTGCTGTTGTACTAATATATGCAGGATATCAAGTAGCCTATCACCATGCTGATGCTGGAACTTTCTTTTCCTTTATTGCCGCTTTAATTATTGCTTTTCAGCCATTAAAACGTTTAACTACCGTAACTGTAAAAGTACAATTAGGAGTGCTTGCTATTCAAAGGTATTATAAACTACTTGATACTAAACCTTTATTAAAAGATAAACCTAATGCTAAAATTTTAGCTATTAATTCGGCAAATTTAACTTTTGAAAACGTTTCTTTTGCTTATGAACCTAATAAAAGAATTTTAAACAATATAAGTTTTGCAATAGAATCTGGCAAAAAGGTTGCCTTAGTAGGCCGTTCTGGAGGAGGTAAAAGTACTATTATTAACTTAGCTGCCCGTTTTTATGAACCAAACAGTGGTAAAATTCTAATTAATGGGGTTAACTATACCAACTACACTACAAAGTCTTACCGCCATCATTTAGCTTTTGTAAGTCAAGAAGTAGTTTTATTTGATACTAGTATTTTTAACAATATTGCTTATTCTAAAGAGGATGCTACAGAAGAAGAGGTAATCTCTGCCTCCAAAAAAGCTGCTTGTTATGATTTTATTATGAAATTACCAGAACAATTTAATACAACAATTGGACCAAGGGGTATAAAATTATCTGGTGGACAAAGGCAAAGAATATCCATTGCCAGAGCTTTATTAAAACAAGCTCCTATTTTATTACTAGATGAAGCTACCTCTGCCCTAGATACAGAGTCAGAACAAGCTATTCAAGTAGCTATGGAACACTTAATGAAAAATAAAACAACAATGATAATTGCTCATCGCCTTTCTACTATTATTAATTGTGATACTATTCTTGTAATTAATGATGGTGAAATTGTTGAATCAGGTAACCATACTAATTTATTAGCTCAAAACGGAATGTATAAATACTTATATGATTTACAGTTTAAAGAACAAGAAATAATTAGTAATTCAAACAATTTATAG